One Primulina huaijiensis isolate GDHJ02 chromosome 5, ASM1229523v2, whole genome shotgun sequence DNA segment encodes these proteins:
- the LOC140977465 gene encoding WUSCHEL-related homeobox 1-like: MWMMGCNDGGDQLCSVQDSLNGRKLRPSMPITAAATTSAAHSHGTDHFLALNHHFVIGEQNKKEFSTQQVVVSSRWNPTPEQLQTLEELYRRGVRTPSAEQIQHITAQLRRYGKIEGKNVFYWFQNHKARERQKRRRQLDQEPHNVNQIPNLERKKQSSSSGENGTVFEVEQTYKKLASPKKSTATIAQKNMPRRGAEGNKANGWVHFNEETELSLEERRNHSIWQMLHLSSSSSSSASPNDLFNSSSATMDTNPLNHHHFPSGLQDQCGGAAGGGCVEEHKKTLQLFPVRSGGRQPCEEEEEDDQSIVAPDYQFFEFLPLKK; the protein is encoded by the exons ATGTGGATGATGGGATGCAACGACGGTGGAGATCAGCTTTGTAGCGTTCAAGATTCATTAAATGGACGGAAGCTCCGCCCTTCCATGCCGATAACCGCGGCTGCCACCACCTCCGCAGCTCACAGCCATGGGACCGATCATTTTCTTGCCCTAAACCATCACTTTG TGATAGGTgaacaaaacaagaaagaaTTCAGTACACAACAAGTCGTGGTTAGCTCCCGTTGGAACCCGACTCCCGAGCAGCTCCAAACCCTCGAAGAATTGTATCGCCGAGGCGTCCGAACCCCGTCCGCCGAGCAAATCCAGCACATAACAGCGCAGCTCCGACGATACGGCAAGATCGAGGGCAAGAATGTGTTCTACTGGTTCCAGAATCACAAGGCCAGAGAACGCCAAAAACGGCGACGCCAACTCGATCAAGAACCTCATAACGTGAACCAAATTCCCAACTTAGAAAGGAAGaaacaatcatcatcatcag GGGAAAATGGGACAGTATTTGAAGTTGAACAGACTTATAAGAAGTTGGCATCTCCCAAAAAATCCACCGCCACTATTGcacag aaaaatatGCCAAGACGGGGGGCAGAAGGTAATAAAGCAAATGGATGGGTACATTTCAATGAGGAGACAGAACTGTCGCTGGAAGAGAGGAGAAATCACAGTATATGGCAAATGTTGCATTTGtcgtcttcttcttcttcttctgcatctCCCAACGACCTATTTAACTCATCATCTGCAACCATGGACACAAACCCTTTAAACCACCACCATTTCCCAAGCGGCCTGCAGGACCAGTGCGGCGGAGCAGCTGGTGGTGGTTGTGTGGAGGAGCACAAGAAGACCCTGCAGTTGTTCCCGGTTCGAAGCGGCGGCCGACAGCCATgcgaggaggaggaggaggacgATCAATCCATTGTAGCTCCTGATTATCAATTTTTTGAGTTTCTTCCATtgaagaaataa